One part of the Mariniblastus fucicola genome encodes these proteins:
- a CDS encoding GspE/PulE family protein, producing the protein MNHIGELLVERGLISDQQLSQIDPSRELDGESLLSELDRKKYVDRHAAYDAMAEEFGVEFIDLANTEVDLTLLETFPQKVIYRQIIFPVRKENGTLIVATADPSDYYPLDEVSAATGLVVEPVLAEKSEIAKLIKTHLGVGGETIEGLVKQKIEDGVELLEDIETDGSELSEMAQEASVIRLVNEILLEAIESRTSDVHIESQQDQIVIRYRIDGMLHTQPIPPEINHFRAAIISRLKIMARLNIAEKRLPQDGRIKLKVKGREIDVRVSVIPMIHGESLVMRILDKGAMVFELQSLGMAPDTYATFSELIKIPHGIVLVTGPTGSGKTTTLYSSLIEINDASTKIITTEDPVEYQLAGINQIQVHSKIGLTFAASLRSILRHDPDVVLVGEIRDLETAENAIQASLTGHLVFSTLHTNDAAGAFTRMCDMGVEPFLVASTVEAVMAQRLVRRLCRNCRRQVDPSKIDLPKDFPVDQLQGSLYEPAGCRECRNVGYSGRMGVYELLVTTEAVRELAQERASTWEIKKACLAGGMKTLRDDGWRKVIAGDTSVEEILRITKGDRLG; encoded by the coding sequence ATGAATCATATCGGCGAACTTCTTGTTGAACGCGGTCTCATATCAGACCAGCAACTGTCTCAAATCGATCCCTCGAGAGAACTCGATGGCGAATCGTTGTTGTCCGAGCTGGATCGGAAGAAGTATGTCGATCGGCATGCTGCTTACGATGCGATGGCCGAAGAGTTCGGCGTCGAGTTCATTGATCTGGCAAACACCGAAGTCGATTTGACGCTGTTGGAAACGTTTCCGCAAAAAGTCATCTATCGCCAAATTATCTTTCCCGTTCGCAAAGAGAACGGGACGCTGATCGTCGCGACGGCAGATCCGTCGGACTATTATCCGCTGGACGAAGTTAGCGCTGCGACGGGATTGGTCGTCGAGCCGGTTCTGGCTGAGAAGTCTGAAATCGCCAAGCTGATCAAGACGCATCTTGGTGTCGGTGGCGAGACGATCGAGGGATTGGTAAAGCAAAAAATCGAAGACGGCGTCGAGCTTCTCGAAGACATCGAAACCGATGGTAGCGAACTTTCGGAGATGGCTCAGGAAGCCAGCGTGATCCGGTTGGTGAACGAAATTCTGCTTGAAGCGATCGAGTCGCGGACGAGCGACGTGCACATCGAATCCCAGCAGGATCAAATCGTGATCCGCTACCGCATCGACGGGATGCTGCATACTCAGCCGATTCCTCCGGAAATCAATCACTTTCGCGCCGCGATCATCAGCCGCCTGAAAATTATGGCTCGGTTGAACATCGCGGAGAAGCGACTTCCGCAAGACGGCCGAATCAAACTGAAAGTCAAAGGTCGCGAGATCGATGTTCGTGTCTCGGTGATTCCGATGATTCACGGCGAGAGTCTGGTCATGCGTATTCTTGACAAAGGCGCGATGGTGTTCGAGCTGCAGAGCCTCGGGATGGCTCCGGATACCTACGCCACGTTCAGTGAGCTGATCAAGATTCCGCACGGTATCGTGTTGGTTACCGGGCCAACGGGTTCTGGTAAAACGACGACGCTCTATAGTTCGCTGATCGAAATCAATGACGCGTCGACGAAAATTATTACGACCGAAGACCCGGTTGAGTATCAGCTGGCCGGCATCAACCAGATTCAGGTGCACTCAAAGATCGGTCTCACGTTCGCCGCGTCACTGCGAAGTATTTTGCGTCATGACCCGGACGTCGTGCTCGTCGGTGAAATTCGTGACCTCGAAACAGCCGAAAATGCGATTCAGGCTTCGCTGACCGGTCACCTTGTATTTAGTACGCTGCACACGAATGACGCGGCCGGTGCGTTTACGCGTATGTGTGATATGGGCGTCGAGCCATTCCTTGTGGCGAGTACCGTTGAAGCCGTGATGGCTCAGCGACTAGTTCGACGGCTTTGTCGGAACTGTCGTCGTCAGGTGGATCCGTCAAAGATCGATCTGCCGAAGGATTTCCCGGTCGATCAGCTGCAAGGTTCGCTTTATGAACCAGCCGGTTGCCGCGAATGTCGCAACGTTGGTTACTCGGGTCGAATGGGTGTCTATGAGCTTCTGGTTACGACTGAAGCTGTCCGCGAATTGGCTCAGGAACGTGCCAGTACATGGGAGATCAAGAAAGCCTGTCTTGCTGGCGGAATGAAAACGCTGCGAGACGACGGTTGGCGAAAGGTGATCGCTGGCGATACTTCTGTTGAGGAGATTCTTCGAATCACAAAAGGAGACCGACTCGGGTAG
- a CDS encoding DUF1553 domain-containing protein, with the protein MNSNRLNLVAKNVLFLLVCVGSGGVLSIFLTSPTALTAPKSWKPKSNRAASVTEVVGSIDSAFDDQWSDAGLEVANVADDWLVARRLSLGLTGTIPSVQELKTLEQQPSDQRISWWVSRLLDDKRTHDYMAERLARAWVGVEGGPFLLYRRRRFIAWLSDQIESNRRYDYLVKQLLTDEGIWTDSPAVNFYTRNIIPDSGEEDKPDPILLTGRTVRAFVGMRIDCLQCHDDFLDNIYVGDPDGPRNGEQTDFHSLAAFFGGTRASFFGIKDISNENASWKYQLLHDDEETEIEPAVPWSPELRPEGMPLRKQLAHWVTHPENRPFSRAIVNRMWAIMAGRPMMEPVDNIPLDGPFPEAMEILVDDFIEHEFDLRRLIRLIANSKAYRLESVADHEITAEHERGLAVFPMSRLRPEQMAGAISQAASLRPIDESAHIFVQLRKFGEVTQFVQRYGDPGENEFEQSGETVTQKLLMFNGEMVNTRIGDESFSSAHIAGLSPDTETAIETVYLAALSRRPTEEEVGYFLQRFEEHGQRERGVMQLYWSLINSLEFGWNH; encoded by the coding sequence GTGAATTCCAACAGACTGAATCTGGTCGCGAAGAACGTTTTGTTTCTTTTGGTCTGCGTGGGCAGCGGAGGAGTGCTTTCGATTTTCCTGACTTCACCGACGGCGTTGACGGCACCGAAATCGTGGAAACCGAAATCGAATCGAGCCGCGAGCGTGACCGAAGTCGTTGGCTCGATTGACTCCGCTTTCGATGATCAGTGGTCTGACGCGGGACTGGAAGTCGCCAACGTAGCGGACGACTGGCTGGTGGCTCGCCGGTTGTCGCTGGGGCTAACCGGCACAATTCCTTCGGTTCAGGAATTGAAGACGCTTGAACAGCAGCCATCGGACCAACGAATCTCGTGGTGGGTTTCGCGATTGCTTGATGACAAGCGAACGCATGACTATATGGCCGAGCGTTTGGCTCGTGCGTGGGTCGGCGTTGAAGGTGGGCCCTTTCTACTTTACCGTCGCCGCCGATTTATTGCGTGGCTGTCAGATCAAATCGAAAGCAATCGACGCTATGACTATTTGGTCAAACAGCTGCTGACTGACGAAGGCATCTGGACGGATTCGCCGGCCGTAAACTTCTACACGCGAAACATCATTCCGGATTCTGGCGAGGAAGACAAACCGGATCCGATTCTGCTGACCGGCCGAACGGTAAGGGCGTTCGTTGGCATGCGGATCGATTGTCTGCAGTGCCACGATGATTTTCTGGACAACATCTACGTCGGGGATCCAGACGGGCCTCGCAACGGAGAACAAACTGACTTTCATTCGCTGGCGGCGTTCTTCGGCGGAACTCGAGCCAGCTTTTTCGGCATCAAGGACATTTCAAACGAAAACGCTTCGTGGAAATATCAACTGCTTCACGACGATGAGGAAACGGAGATCGAACCGGCGGTTCCGTGGTCGCCGGAGTTGCGTCCGGAAGGCATGCCGCTGCGGAAACAACTGGCTCACTGGGTGACGCATCCGGAAAATCGTCCGTTCTCTCGCGCGATCGTGAATCGCATGTGGGCGATCATGGCAGGGCGTCCGATGATGGAACCGGTTGATAACATTCCGCTTGACGGGCCTTTCCCGGAAGCGATGGAAATCCTGGTGGACGATTTCATCGAGCACGAGTTTGACCTTCGCCGACTGATTCGACTGATTGCCAATTCAAAAGCGTATCGCCTGGAGAGCGTGGCCGATCACGAGATCACTGCCGAGCATGAACGTGGCCTGGCGGTTTTTCCAATGAGTCGTTTGCGGCCCGAACAGATGGCCGGCGCGATTTCACAGGCCGCGTCGCTGCGTCCGATCGATGAGAGTGCTCACATTTTTGTGCAGCTAAGAAAGTTCGGAGAGGTGACTCAGTTCGTTCAGCGTTACGGCGACCCTGGCGAAAACGAGTTCGAACAATCGGGCGAGACGGTGACGCAAAAACTGTTGATGTTCAATGGGGAGATGGTGAACACGCGTATCGGCGACGAGTCGTTTTCGTCAGCGCACATCGCAGGTCTGTCCCCCGACACCGAAACAGCGATTGAAACAGTTTACCTTGCAGCACTTTCGCGACGCCCGACGGAGGAAGAAGTCGGCTACTTC
- a CDS encoding type II secretion system F family protein, translating into MPDFTYIARDTSGAKIEGSMTANSEADVISRLTSDSLFPVSVTDAAASTKKSLEMNFEFGGKPNDQKMATFYSQLASLLENGVPLIRSLNLLKEQAKNKKLKEALNDVVARVEDGEELSDCFRRHDSIFSDMAINMSRAGAEGGFLEDALDRVGTFTEQQADLKAKTVGAMIYPMILASMGSLIVSVLVIFFVPKFAMVFESLRAEGELPAVTEWLLWFSDTLRNYGLIIVLVVGVLFAVIRSQLATEAGKMFVDRVKLKIPLVGPILLSLAVARFCRVLGTLMKNGVPILRGLEISREAAGNRVLSLAIEKAGENVTSGETLSKPLEKSGHFPIEVTEMISVAEESNTLDTVLITISDQLEKQTMRRLDVAVKLIEPFMLLIMAIVVLFVVVALLLPIMKMGQTVG; encoded by the coding sequence ATGCCAGACTTTACTTATATAGCACGCGACACGTCAGGAGCCAAAATCGAGGGCTCGATGACGGCGAATTCCGAGGCGGACGTGATTTCACGGCTGACCAGCGATTCGCTGTTTCCTGTTAGCGTGACCGATGCCGCGGCCAGCACGAAGAAGTCGCTGGAGATGAATTTTGAGTTTGGCGGCAAGCCCAACGATCAGAAGATGGCGACGTTCTATTCGCAGCTGGCGTCGCTGTTGGAAAACGGCGTGCCTCTGATTCGCTCGTTGAATCTGCTGAAAGAGCAGGCCAAAAACAAAAAGCTGAAAGAAGCGCTCAACGATGTCGTTGCCCGAGTCGAAGACGGCGAAGAGCTGTCGGACTGCTTCCGCCGCCACGATTCGATCTTCAGCGACATGGCGATCAATATGTCGCGAGCCGGTGCTGAAGGTGGCTTCCTGGAAGACGCGCTCGATCGAGTCGGAACGTTCACAGAACAGCAGGCTGACCTGAAAGCCAAAACTGTCGGGGCGATGATCTATCCGATGATTCTGGCTTCGATGGGATCGCTGATCGTCTCCGTTCTGGTGATCTTCTTCGTTCCCAAGTTCGCGATGGTTTTCGAATCGTTGCGAGCCGAAGGCGAATTGCCAGCGGTAACCGAATGGTTGCTGTGGTTCAGTGATACGCTGCGAAATTACGGGCTGATCATCGTGCTGGTAGTCGGAGTTCTGTTTGCGGTCATTCGCAGCCAACTTGCGACCGAAGCCGGAAAGATGTTTGTCGATCGCGTCAAACTCAAGATTCCTTTGGTCGGCCCAATCCTGCTCAGTCTAGCCGTGGCCCGTTTTTGCCGCGTCTTGGGTACGCTGATGAAGAACGGTGTACCGATTTTGCGCGGTCTGGAAATTAGCCGTGAAGCTGCCGGCAATCGCGTCCTTTCGCTGGCGATCGAAAAGGCCGGCGAAAATGTGACCAGCGGCGAGACGTTGTCCAAGCCGTTGGAGAAATCGGGACATTTTCCGATCGAAGTCACCGAAATGATTAGTGTCGCGGAAGAATCAAACACGCTGGACACGGTTCTGATTACGATTTCCGATCAGCTTGAGAAACAGACGATGCGGCGGCTGGATGTTGCCGTAAAACTGATCGAGCCGTTCATGCTTTTGATCATGGCGATCGTCGTTCTTTTTGTCGTCGTTGCGTTGCTGCTACCGATCATGAAAATGGGCCAAACCGTTGGTTGA